DNA from Thermococcus argininiproducens:
ATAAGAGCCATGGCTGCCTTTTGTGCATGCAATCTGTTCTCTGCCTCGTCAAAGACTACACTATTTGGCGAGTCCACCACATCGTCGGTAACTTCCTCTCCCCTGTGAGCTGGGAGGCAGTGCATGAAGATGTAATCTGGCTTTGCATGCTTAACGAGATCTTTGTTTACTTGGAATGGCATGAATACCTTCCTTCTTTCCTCAGCTTCAGCTTCTTGACCCATTGAAGCCCAAACATCAGTGTAGATTACATCGGCGTCTTTAACCGCCTTTACCGGGTCATGTAAAAGCTCAAAGCTTCCTCCGCTTTCTGCAACGTTTTGCTCTGCCCACTTAATCACCTTTGCATCGGGTTCATAGCCCTCGGGGGTTGCCACAACCACATCAGCACCTAACTTTGTACCGGCAATCATTAACGAATGAGCAACATTGTTTCCATCACCGACGTAAACAATCTTAAGACCTTCAATTCTTCCTTTCTTCTCTTTAATAGTCATGTAATCTGCCAAGGCCTGACATGGGTGTGAGAAGTCGCTAAGTCCATTGATGACTGGGACGCTTGCGTATTTAGCGAGATCTTCGACATCCTTGTGGGCATAAACTCTTGCCATAATACCATCAACATACCTGCTTAACACTCTTGCAGTGTCAGCTATTGTTTCTCCTCTTCTCAATTGGAGATCTTGGGCATTCAAATACAGTCCATAACCACCAAGCTGGTAAATGCCAACTTCAAAGCTTATTCTTGTTCTCGTCGATGGCTTTTGAAAAATCATAGCTAACGTTTTACCCTCAAGAACACGATGTGGCTTCCCTATTTTGTTCCATATTTTCATCATTTCAGCTGTTTTAAGAATTGTTTCAAGTTCCTCTCTAGTAAAGTCTTGGAGACATAAAATATCTCTTCCAGCCAAACTTACTACCATGTGCATCACCGTCTAAAGCTCCACATTGCCGTTAATAACTATTTCGTCGTTGAAAAATAAGCTATAACGAAAATTTTCGAAAAATTCCTGAGGATTAATGGATAAACGTAAATCTCTACAAAACAATATCTTGCTGAAGTTTTCAACAATGCTAATAAGGGAGGTGTTCGTCTTATTTTCGGTGTGAACATATGAAAGGGATAAAAGTTAAGCTCATAAATTACACTCCAAGACCCTTAGAAACCATAACTTGGGCAGCTTTGATAAGCTATTGGGACGAGTGGGAAAGCGAAGCATTCGAAAGGATAACAAAAGATGATGTAGAAAAGCATTTGCCAAGGGTTCTCTCTTATGGACATGAAAGCATCCTAGAACATGCCACCTTTACCTTCGCTATTGAAGGATGTTCAAGAACTTGTAGTCATCAACTTGTTCGCCATAGATTAGCAAGCTACACACAGCAATCAATGCGGTACATCAAAATAAATCTTGAAGATGTTGAAGAGACTTTCGTGATTCCGGAGAGTGTGAAGAAAGATCCAGAACTCTATGAGAAGTGGAAAAAACTTATGGAGGAAACTATTAAACTTTACGAAGAGAGCTACGCCAAAGGTATACATCAAGAGGATGCACGCTTCATTCTACCACAGGCTGTGAGAACCAAAATAGTCGTGACAATGAACCTGAGAGAGCTCAAGCACTTTCTTGGATTTAGAGCGTGTGCAAGAGCACAATGGGAAATTAATCATATCGCATGGAAAATGCTAGAGGAAATCGCCAAAATAAAGGAACTACGACCCATAATAGAATGGGCTAAACTAGGCCCTCGATGTATAGCACTAGGATACTGTCCCGAGAAAGAACTCATGCCGCTTGGATGCTTAAAAATGACAAAGGATAAGTGGAAAAAGTTAATGGAAGTATGAATCTTATTTCATAAAATTTTTAAAAGTGGTCCTTAAAATAAGAAAAAATATTTGTATAACAACCCTCTTAGAATTGCATTAATGCCCGATTAAAACCTTTGTTGGCCTCTTCTCAACTGTAAAGCATTTTTATCACCATAAATAGCCAAAAAAGCTCTAAAAAGACTTTTATATGTAACTTTAGTGAAATTTTCTTGATACATCCCCCACTTAGTACAATAAGGGAGGTTTAGAATATGGCAGATTATGGAATACTATCTCTTTTGCCACCATTGGTGGCCATAGGTCTAGCAATATTGACAAAAAGGGTACTATTTGCATTATTCTTCGGAGTATGGGTTGGTGGACTCTTAGTTGCAGGGGGAGACCCAATAGGGGCAACAACTCAAACACTTAAATGGATTGTTTTTAATATAGCCTCAGCATGGGAAGAAAACGGTCAACTGGTTACTGATCTCTGGAACACAAGGATATTGCTATTCGACGCATTGATTGGTGCAGGTGTAGCTTTAATCTACAAAGCAGGTGGAATGAATGCTATTGCAAAGGCCGTAACAAAGAAGATTAAAAGCAGTAAGGCCGCTTCTTTAATGGCAGCAATCTTCGGAACTATGATTTTCTTCGATGATTATACAAACACCATTATAGTTGGTAACACAATGAGACCAATAACAGATAGGGCGAGAGTATCAAGAGAATTTTTGGCGTATGCTGATGATTCCACAGCTGCCCCCGTAGCAGTTTTAGCCGTTGTTTCAACTTGGATAGGATATGAGCTTGGACTCTTGAAAAATGCAATAGCAAGTGTAGGAGAAAGCATAAGTGCCTATTCAGCATGGTTTGCAAGCTGGCCCTATAGATTCTACCCAATATTAGCAATAATCCTAGTTTACCTCGTAGCGATTACTCACAGACATTATGGACCCATGCTTAAAGCTGAATACAGAGCAAGAAGGGAAGGCAAGGTAATCAGAGATGGGGCCCAACCTATGATGACCACCGAAGTTGATGTTGGAATGCCCATAGAAGGCAAAGAAAATGTGTGGGTATTCATACTTCCCGTGCTAGCATTGGTGGCAATGACATTCCTTGGATTATGGGTCACTGGCGGAGGAAGTGCGGCTTACGCTGAAGGGGGCTTCCAAGCTGTTCTTTCAAATGCAGACTCAACTTGGGCCCTTGTATGGGGTTCATTTGCAATGGTTGTTGTCGCAATGGCCCTTGTTATTGGAATGAAAATCATGGATCTCAAAGAAGTTGAAGAAACTGTAGTTGCAGGTATGAAACAGATGCACTTTGCCATGATGATCCTCATCCTTGCCTGGAGTATTAAAAGTGCAAGTGATGCCGTAGGAACTGCAGATTATGTTGTAAGAGTAGCTTCAAATATCCTCTCACCCGGATTAGTCCCATTGGTAATTTTCATTGTTGCAGCCTTCATCTCATTTACTACCGGAACCTCATGGGGAACCTTCGCTATAATGATGCCAATAGCGGTACCTCTAGCTTATCAGCTGAGTGGAAGTTTTGGCCCAGTAGTTTATGCAAGCATAGCCTCAGTTTTTGCTGGTGGTGTCTTTGGAGACCACTGCTCACCAATAAGCGATACCACAATCATGAGCTCAATGTTCTCTGGTTGTGATCATATAGATCACGTCAGCACGCAAATTCCATACTCACTCACTGCAGCGGTTGTTGGAGCTTTGATGCTGCTATTGTTTGCTATAGGACTAACAAACGGCTGGTTATTACTAGCTATTGCAATACCTCTACTAATAGGGTTCCACTATCTCCTAAGTGAATGGTACGGCAAGAAAGTTGGTATTCCTCATGGAAAAGTACCATTGTATCTTGTAGAAGAAGATCTCAAAGGAAAAGGCGGCGCCATTCCCAAGGGAGCCGTTATAGGAGAGGAATGATCCCTCTATCTTTAAATTTTTTAGCTATAAAAAATATTATAGAAGAGGTTTATACAGTATCATTCACTCGCTAAAACCTCATCTATTGCTTTTTTAAGCTCTTTATACGCTTCTTCAAGTGACTCTGGAATAACTTTTGTATTGGTTAATACCGGCATGAAATTTGTATCCCCATTCCATCTTGGGACTACATGAAGATGAACGTGATCATCAATTCCGGCCCCAGCAACTCTTCCAAGATTCACTCCCATATTAAAACCATCAGGATTCATGGCTTTTTTCAATGCCTTTATTATAAGCTGGGATAGCTTCATAATTTCCAAAAGCTCCTCATCGGTGAGATCTTCCCACTTTCCAACATGTCTGTAAGGAGCTATCATGACATGACCTGGGTTATATGGATAATTGTTCATAATTATGAACGCGTTCTTTCCCTTGTAAAGGATCAATCTCTCTTCATCTTTGTTTTCCTTTGGAAAATCACAAAATATACAGCCATTGTGTTTAGGGGATCTTATGTACTCAATGCGCCATGGTGCCCATAGGAGTCTCATGTCCTCACCTCAATTGGGGAAAAGCTTGAGGATTAAAAAGGTTTCTCATAAACTTTTTATTTCATTTCAGATATTCACTGTAGGTGGTAGAAGATGAAAAGAAAGGGAATTCTTATCATTCTCGATGGACTTGGAGATAGGCCAGTGAAAGAACTCGAGGGGAAAACGCCTCTTGAATATGCAAAGACCCCAAATATGGACAAACTTGCAAAAATTGGAATTCTTGGACAACAAGACCCAATCGCCCCTGGACAACCTGCTGGGAGTGACACTGCACATCTTGCAATATTTGGTTATGATCCTTATCAAACATACAGAGGCAGAGGGTTTTTTGAGGCCTTAGGGGTAGGCCTAAACCTGGATGAAGATGACCTAGCATTTAGAGTCAACTTCGCAACAATTGAAGACAGAACAATAATAGACAGAAGAGCCGGAAGAATTAGTACAGAAGAGGCTCATGAACTAGCAAAGGCCATTCAAGAAAACGTGAAAATCAGCGCAGATTTTATCTTTGTCGGTGCAACTGGCCACAGGGCAGTTCTAGTGCTTAAAGGTATGGCCAAAGGTTACAGAGTAGGAGAAAACGACCCCCACGTAGAAGGAAAGCCTCCCTATAAGTTTGAGTATGAAGACGAGGAGAGTAAAAAAGTTGCTAAAATCTTAGAAGAATTTGTAGAGAAATCCCACAAAGTTCTCAAAGAACATCCAATAAACAAAAAAAGAAAAGAAGAAGGCAAACCCGTTGCTAACTACCTCCTAATAAGGGGAGCAGGAACCTATCCAAATATACCGATGAAATTTACAAAGCAATGGAAAGTCAAAGCAGCTGCCGTAGTTGCCACGGCGTTAGTTAAGGGTGTCGCAAGAGCCATAGGATTTGATGTTTATACTCCCGATGGTGCAACCGGTGAATATAATACCGATGCAATCGCCAAAGCCAAAAAGGTAGTAGAGCTTCTCAACGATTATGACTTTATATTCCTCCACTTCAAGCCAACAGATGCTGCGGGGCATGACAACAACCCAAAGAGAAAAATAGAAATGATAGAAATGGCCGATAAAATGATAGGATACATTATTAAAAATATCAACTTAGAAGAAACTATAATAGCTATTACAGGAGATCATTCAACACCATGTGAAGTCAAAAACCACAGTGCTGATCCAGTACCTCTCTTAATAGCAGGAGGCGGAGTTAGGACTGATTACACAGAAAGCTTTGGAGAACGAGAATGCATGCGCGGGGGAATAGGAAGAGTAAGAGGAAAATACATAGTGCCAATGATGATGGATTTAATGGGAAGGACAGAGAAATTTGGAGCTTAATTTTTTCATTTCTTATGTAAAGGCTTGCTGAGTTCTATTGTTTCAAACGAATCTCTTGCCAGATCAACAATGAGCAGTTTATTTGTTAAAAGATTTCCACAATTAGTTATGATTTTCACAACTTCAGCAGCCTCTATAGTACCCACAATTCCTGCAAGTGATCCAAAAATAGGCATTTTTTCATTATCCGTGTCCTTAACCCCTGAAAAAATATCTTCTAAACTCTGAGTTTCTTCGGGAATAATTGTGGTAACTTCACCATAAAGTCCGTTAACTCCTCCATGCACTAATGGGACTTTTGCTTTTTGACAATATCTATCTATGATATATCGGGTTTCAAAGTTGTCTACACAATCGACTACCACATCAACTTCTTTTAACACTTCAATCACATTCTCTTCTGACAATCTCTCATCAGAGGTTTCTACTTTTATGTGAGAATTAAAATGCTCAAGTTTTCGTTTAGCTAAATTAACTTTGGAGTCTTTTCCAACTTCCTCTTCCCAATAGAGAATTTGCCGATCTAAATTGCTCAATTCTGGCTTCTCACAGTCAATGAGCAGAAGAGTACCTACACCAGCTGCCGCTAAATAATAAGCCACAGGGCACCCCAATCCTCCAAGACCCACAATAGCTACTTTTGCAGATTTTAGTTTCTCCTGCGCTTCAACCCCTAATAATTTAATCTCCCTATCCTGCCTTTCAATTTCATGTTTTGTAAGCATTAGAGTCACCTCCCTAACTTATGCACTGATTACAAAGATATTACTTGATATATAGTAAAGATAATCTTGTTTTATATCAACTATTCGATGTTAGGAATCCATAATATATAAACTATTTCTTTTGCATTTTATCCATCTTATTTTTCTTTATAAAAATTGCCTTATTAAAGAAGAATACTCTCAAAGCGTTCTATAAGTCTTCTAAAAATCTTCTGATAGTTTCATACTCTACACTCATTTGATCAGTTACATCCCTAATCCCTCTACGCACATACCACGCTGGATGCTTTAGATATGTGGACTTAACACCCAGCTTCTTTAGAGCCTTATACGCAGTCCGCCCAATAGCAAAAATCCCTTTTGGTTTTACTATTTTAAGTTCTTTCTCTAAGAGAGATAGTTCTTTCTTACTAAAGCCTTTAAACTTATTTTCAGGAGGATTGCATTTCACAACGTTCGTTATGTACACAAAATCTGGATTCACTCCAAGAGAAAAGAGCACCTTTCGAAGAAGCATCCCCGAGGCATCCCTATAAAAACATATTCCTGTCAAACCACACCCCTTTCTCCCTGGTGCTTCACCTACTAAAACCACTTTTGATCCAACCCACCCGTTTGCAAAGGGGAGGCCATCAAAGCCCTTTATACTAACCTGATATTGGTAATACTCATCATGACAAAATTTCAAAGGATTATTAATGAATTCATTATAAAGGTTCACAAGTTGCAGGACTTTTTTCTCATCTTCTAGGGTTTTAACTAAAAATCTCTCATTGGGGTTGTATATTGTTCTTGAGTAAAGCCCATAAGTTTTTTCATCTAAAGCAAGTAAATCTCGCCAATCTCTCAGAACAAGAGGCATGACTTTAAAGTTCTTGGGATTTATATAAATCTCACCAATCTTTCTCAAACCTTCAAATCTTAGCAACATAAAAGATAAAACAATCAACGTGCTTATAATTTTGGTGGTCTTGATGGAAACGAAAAAGTGCCCTCTCTGCGGTGGGGACATGATAAAAGGAAAAAGTCCAACAGAAGGTTATGCCCTCTATTTTTGGAAAGCTCCTTGGAAAAAGGGATTTAGAGGGGCAATTAAGGGAACTGTGAAAGCATATCCCTGGCTTTGTCTTAATTGTGGCGCAATAATTCCATATGTAGGAGAGGATGAGCTTCAAAAAGTGAGAGAGGAATATGAAGAGGCCAGAATAAGTGGGATGATATAAAAGGTGGAAACCGCTTAAATATTCATCTTTTCATTCTTGCCTCCCAGCGCAGGAAAATAAACAAGAATATCATGAAAATTGTAACGTAATAACTCACGGTGAACGCTACAATCCCTATAAGGCCCAAGGTATATAAAACAGCTAAAATTATAACTATCGGGAGCAATAACCGATAAATCTTCTTTCTTTCCATGGTCCCACCTTTTGGAAATAATTGTTTGAGTTTTTAAAGATTCTGGGAAAATTAAGAAAAGAAAAATTAGCCAGCACTAGCTTCACAAACTAATGGTTGGCCCTGGAAATTAAACTCTTCTGGGTACAAAAACATTGCAATCTCTTCTAAGCCTTCTACTATTCTCGGACTTTGTCGTGCGATTATGTCGTCATTACTTAAAGTATAAACATTCCCATTTTTCACCGCGTCTGTATTGGCAAGAGCTCCTTGGCATAACTCATTTGCCGTTATACCAGCGCTTGGAGGAAGGATTATCACCTCAGGATTCCTAGCAATGACTTCCTCAATACTCACTTGGGCCCATCCCTGAACGTCACCAAAGATATTATCCCCACCTGCAAGAGCTAATAACTCGTTAATGAAGGTTCCATTGCCTGCTGTCATCAGAGGGTCTCCCCATACAATGTAAAACACCTTGGGTTTTCTCTTACCCTCTACTTTTTTCTGTATGTCTTCTATTTTATTTTTCATGTCAATAATCACTTCTTGAGCTTGCTCTGGCCTATTTGTAACATTTCCAAGAAGTTCAAGAGCATTATAGATTCCTTCTATACTCTGAGGCTCTATTATCAGCACAGGTGCTATTTTCTCCAATTGATCCAAATACCTGATGTGGTAAGAGAGAGCAATTATTAGGTCTGGATTTAAAGAGGCAATTACTTCAATGTTAGGATCCATATCTCCAACCACTGTTCGACCTTCTTGAACATTTTCTGGATAATTATCCCATTTTGTGATTCCAATAACTTTATCCAGCGCTCCAATAAAATAGAGAGTCTCTGTAATGCTTGGGGCAAGAGATACAATACGCTCTGGTTCGCTTTCTATTGTTACCTCTCTATTGGCAAAGTCCACAACTTTTAGAGGGTACCTTTCAATGGGAGTGGTTGTGGTTTGAGTTTCTTGTGAAGTGGTTTGCTCCTGAGTGGTTTGTGTCCCCGTACTAGGAGCTTGATTCACACATCCAGCAATGAACACTCCGAACACGAGCAACAGCGCTATAAACATGGTTTTCTTCATATTTCTCACCTTGGATATTTTGTCCATCTACAATAAAAAAAGAGAGTATATAAATTTATTGGATAATTTATCCAAATGGTTTCTCAGTAAGACCATTGTCATTTAAAAAATCCCAGAGATTAAGCACTGAAGTATCGCAAAACAAACCTATTAGACATCTAAGCTAAAAATAATGTAAGAAAAACAAACTAAAGTGTTGAAAGTACTTTGGTTGTAACATCATTCCCTTCTTTATCATAGATTCTGTAATAGCACTTGCATGGGAATTTCATGCTTGCCCTTTTCATGGCAGCAAGGGCAAATTTGAGGTGTTGTCTGTTAACTCTAACTGTAAGGATCTTTTGGTCCTTTTTCAGTCTTGCGGCAAGCCCAATTGGCTTTCCAAATGGTCTTCTCATACCATTTCCATAACGGTCGGCCTTTCTTCCAGTTGCCATTGGGTTCTCTCTGAGTATTTGGAATGGGTAAACTCTAATCTTATAGTGGAAGTTGCTTCTACCAACGTTCTTGCTAAGGAATCTGTTAAGTTGAGTTCTTGCAGCTTCAAGGGCATTTTGTCTAATCTGAACCGGTTCTGCTGTATGAAGGCTAACTTCAAACTCAAAGTCTCCAGCAGGATTTCCCATGTCAAATATGGTAATTCTCGGACCAGGAGCACCTCTAATGTACTCCCTTCTTGTGTAAGCAGGTTTGTCAACGTATCTGTCAATCTTAGCTGGTCTCAAAGCCATATATCTCACCTCCCAAATGAGCGTAATCTAAAGGTAAGCACTTTCCTCAACTTATAAAAGTTTTGGATTCTTGACTTGAAAGCTTTTTGGTGCTTGTTATATAAAGGTTTTTATATTCGTGAAGTATCATACAATTGGGTGGTATTATGCAATTTGAGGACGCTTATAAGGAAGTATATGAAATAGTAAAACCAAAGTACAAGCTTTTTACTGCTGGTCCAGTTGCATGTTTTCCAGAGGTTCTTGAAATAATGAAAGTCCAAATGTTCAGCCACAGGGCCAAAGAATATAAGCAAATGCACGTAGATACCGTTGAAAGACTTAAAAAATTCCTCGAAGTTGAAAAAGGTGAAGTTCTCTTATTCCCAAGCTCCGGAACTGGAGTTATGGAAGCAAGCATAAGAAACGGTATTAGTAAAAAGGGGAAAGTTCTCGTCACAATCATAGGTGCCTTTGGAAAAAGATATAAACAGGTTGTTGAGAGTAATGGAAGAACAGCCATAACTTTAGAATACGAACCTGGAAAGGCCGTTAAGCCTGAAGACCTCGATGAAATTCTTAAGAAAAATCCAGATGTTGAAGCTGTCACTATAACTTACAACGAAACATCTACTGGTGTTCTCAACCCATTGCCAGAACTTGCCAAAGTCGCCAAAGAGCACGATAAGCTTGTTTTTGTTGATGCTGTAAGTGCCATGGGTGGTGCAGACATTAAATTCACTAAGTGGGGAATAGATGTTGTTTTTGGAAGCTCTCAAAAGGCTTTTGGAGTTCCACCAGGTTTAGCAATCGGAGCATTCAGTGAACGTTTCATAGAGATAGCAAACAAAGCTGAGGAGAAGGGTTGGTACTTTGATGTTCCAAGATATATAAAAGTCCAAAACGAAAAACAGGGACCACCATCAACACCAGCAATGCCTCAAGAGTTTGGGCTCAATGTTGTCCTGAGAATAATCGAGAAAATGGGCGGGAAAGAAAAATGGCTTGCTATGTATAAAAAGAGAAGCGAAATGATAAGGAACGGAGTAAAAGATATTGGTCTAGAGATCCTTGCAGAACCAGGATATGAAAGTCCCACAATAACAGCTGTACTTACGCCAGAAGGTATCAAAGGAGATCAAGTTTACAACGCAATGCGTGAGAGAGGCTTTGAGTTAGCAAAAGGTTACGGCGAGGGAATCAAAGAGAAGACCTTTAGAATCGGCAACATGGGTTACATGACCTCTGAGGACATTCAAGAAATGCTCAAAAACTTAAAAGAAGTGATAGATGAATTAAAAGCAAAAATTTAGACCGTCTTTTCCAATTCTATTCTTCCCTCTTTTTGGACAATCCTGTAGATTGTGTTCACCCTTCTGAGACCACTTTTTATGTCCCTATAAAGCTCAATGAGTAGCTCAAACCTGGCAAGAGTGTTATCATCAATTCTAAGCCAGTGCTTTATTTCATCTAGAAGATCCCTAGAAAGAACGAGAGATGAAATTATGAAAGGGTAATCATCAATAATCTTATCTAAGAGATAAGGGATATCTATCGTGTGAAGTGTGTCTATAATGACATAATCAGGATTAAGCTCCTTAATTTTCTTGATTATATCTTTGGTTCTCTGTTTAGTGCTTTTTTCATTAAATTCTGTGTCAATTACATGAATATTCTCCTTAAAGGGCTTAAATTCACCATAAGCTGTGACCACTGCAATCTTCCATTCATCAGGGATTAGATGTATCATGGCTTCAATAAGTTTTGTTTTACCAGCCCTGCTTGTTCCAACCACCAGTATGTCCTCTTTTTTTAGTATTACCTCTTTAATCACTTCTAGTTGGTCCTTGGTTACAGTCCCATATCTCAAAAGGTCATCTGGAGTGAAAATATAGACGCCCATTTTTGTCACCACAATATATTTGATTCTTAATGTTATTAACTATATGGTGGTTGTAAGTTCATATGTGGAGGGGATGAAATGAATATCCGAAAGCTCCTTCTCGGAGCTGGTCTAGTTGTTATCCTCTATGGGTTATTCTTCTCAAGAGCGATTATCCTTGAAACAAATAGTGAAAACTCTCCAATGTTGACGGAACAAAACTTCAAACAATGTTCAGTGAAAATTAAAGTAAGAGAGCTGACCTCCTCTCCGCCGTGAAGGGCGAGGGCTCCTCTCGGGAGTCATAACCCTCACCCTTCAAGGCTTTCATTGGTTTGCGGGCCCATCACTTACTCGGGTTACCCCTTTCGGTTCAGCCCGCAGGCCGGGTCTTCGGCCCGTTACCCCTACCGCAAAGCGGTTCGGGGTTATCGTTTTAGAGGCCACTTTTGGAGGTTTCAACCACCTCAGCGGTGGTATTATAAAGGACGCCTTACGGCGTCTTCCCTCCGAGGGCGGAGGGACACGATGAAACCCTCACTAATGGTTGCCCTTGGAGCAGCCTCTCCGAGGCCCATATTACGCTAATAAGTTTAAAAAAGTTTCGGTAGTTTAAAGGTTTTCTTGGGCAGTTCACCATATCCTACTCTAAAGAACGAGACTTTCACGAGGGCAAATCCCCCGGGAGAGGAAAAAAGAGGGCTATGCGTTTACCTTTTGAAAGCCTCGCCCCTTTAGGGCGGGGATGCAGAAATTTTAAAGCAAGCTTTTGAGCTGGAAAGCGTTACTTTTTTAAAGCCTAAGAATCATACTACAAGTTGATATGAAGAGGACGATAACAGTTAAACTCCACCCTTCAAAAGAGCAAGAGAAAGCACTCTTCGAATTAGCTGATCTTGGAGCTAAAGTTTGGAATGAAGTGAACTACTTGAGAAGGCAACAATTCTTTAACCATGAAATTGTGGATTTTAACAAGACTGAGAAAATAGTTTATGAAAAATACAAGCGTGAAATCGGCTCTGCAACAGTCCAACAAGTTTGCAGAAAAAATGCTGAAGCCTGGCGGGATTTCTTCTCGCAAATCAGAATGAAGAAGAGTAAGGAACTCCCCAAGTGGTTAAAACCAAAACCTCCAGGCTATAAAAAAGAGGGAAAACCACTCATAATCCTCAGGAACACTCAATATAGAATTGAGGGGAATAAATTAATCCTCAAGGGCCTTGGAAAATTCAAAAGGCTTGAAGTTCAATTCAAGGGTAGAATTCACTTGAGGGGCAAGCAAGGGAGGTTAGAATTAATTTATAATCCCGTTAAACGCAAGTGGTACGCTCACGTCACCATTTCAAAGGTTGAGGAAAAGTTAACTAAGAATGGCTGGATTAAACTTCCAAGAAAACCGTTAGGCAATTTAACTGCTGGCATTGATTTGGGCGTGAATAACTTAATGGCTGTTTACGTTGAAAGCGGGGAAAGTTTTCTGGTGAATGGTCATCCCCTGAAGAGCATTGCTTTCTACTGGCAAAAGCGGATTGCCGATTACCAGTCAAAACTCAATAAGAGCGGAGCAAAGAAGAGTAGAAAACTTAGAAGAATGCATGAAAAAGCAAAACTCCAAGCGAGACACTACATCAACACTATAGTAAGACAAACCGTGAAAAAACTCTATCATCTTGGAGTTTCACGAATTGTGGTTGGTTATCCAAAGGGAATCACTCGAAATTCTGAGAAGGGTAGAAAGCAGAATTTCATTCTTTCCCACGTTTGGAGGTTCAATACTGTTATTAAACGCTTGAGTGAAGTCGCTGAAGAGTACGATATTAGTGTTGTGGTTGTTGATGAG
Protein-coding regions in this window:
- a CDS encoding RNA-guided endonuclease InsQ/TnpB family protein; amino-acid sequence: MKRTITVKLHPSKEQEKALFELADLGAKVWNEVNYLRRQQFFNHEIVDFNKTEKIVYEKYKREIGSATVQQVCRKNAEAWRDFFSQIRMKKSKELPKWLKPKPPGYKKEGKPLIILRNTQYRIEGNKLILKGLGKFKRLEVQFKGRIHLRGKQGRLELIYNPVKRKWYAHVTISKVEEKLTKNGWIKLPRKPLGNLTAGIDLGVNNLMAVYVESGESFLVNGHPLKSIAFYWQKRIADYQSKLNKSGAKKSRKLRRMHEKAKLQARHYINTIVRQTVKKLYHLGVSRIVVGYPKGITRNSEKGRKQNFILSHVWRFNTVIKRLSEVAEEYDISVVVVDEAFTSQTCPFCGKPHEGARLVRGLFKCPAGGLVMNADLVGAFNILKKIVRTITPSLPGLTAGRGNWGKTLPEGSKTHFMLGLNETPQTSPP
- a CDS encoding ATPase, with the protein product MGVYIFTPDDLLRYGTVTKDQLEVIKEVILKKEDILVVGTSRAGKTKLIEAMIHLIPDEWKIAVVTAYGEFKPFKENIHVIDTEFNEKSTKQRTKDIIKKIKELNPDYVIIDTLHTIDIPYLLDKIIDDYPFIISSLVLSRDLLDEIKHWLRIDDNTLARFELLIELYRDIKSGLRRVNTIYRIVQKEGRIELEKTV
- a CDS encoding alanine--glyoxylate aminotransferase family protein, which produces MQFEDAYKEVYEIVKPKYKLFTAGPVACFPEVLEIMKVQMFSHRAKEYKQMHVDTVERLKKFLEVEKGEVLLFPSSGTGVMEASIRNGISKKGKVLVTIIGAFGKRYKQVVESNGRTAITLEYEPGKAVKPEDLDEILKKNPDVEAVTITYNETSTGVLNPLPELAKVAKEHDKLVFVDAVSAMGGADIKFTKWGIDVVFGSSQKAFGVPPGLAIGAFSERFIEIANKAEEKGWYFDVPRYIKVQNEKQGPPSTPAMPQEFGLNVVLRIIEKMGGKEKWLAMYKKRSEMIRNGVKDIGLEILAEPGYESPTITAVLTPEGIKGDQVYNAMRERGFELAKGYGEGIKEKTFRIGNMGYMTSEDIQEMLKNLKEVIDELKAKI
- a CDS encoding 50S ribosomal protein L16 codes for the protein MALRPAKIDRYVDKPAYTRREYIRGAPGPRITIFDMGNPAGDFEFEVSLHTAEPVQIRQNALEAARTQLNRFLSKNVGRSNFHYKIRVYPFQILRENPMATGRKADRYGNGMRRPFGKPIGLAARLKKDQKILTVRVNRQHLKFALAAMKRASMKFPCKCYYRIYDKEGNDVTTKVLSTL
- a CDS encoding ABC transporter substrate-binding protein translates to MKKTMFIALLLVFGVFIAGCVNQAPSTGTQTTQEQTTSQETQTTTTPIERYPLKVVDFANREVTIESEPERIVSLAPSITETLYFIGALDKVIGITKWDNYPENVQEGRTVVGDMDPNIEVIASLNPDLIIALSYHIRYLDQLEKIAPVLIIEPQSIEGIYNALELLGNVTNRPEQAQEVIIDMKNKIEDIQKKVEGKRKPKVFYIVWGDPLMTAGNGTFINELLALAGGDNIFGDVQGWAQVSIEEVIARNPEVIILPPSAGITANELCQGALANTDAVKNGNVYTLSNDDIIARQSPRIVEGLEEIAMFLYPEEFNFQGQPLVCEASAG